Proteins from one Myxococcales bacterium genomic window:
- a CDS encoding helix-turn-helix transcriptional regulator, whose amino-acid sequence MVQYSRARLDASFAALSDVTRRGVLEHLGRADASITDLANKFRMTLTGMKKHVSVLEQAGLVVTEKVGRVRTCKLGARRLAEEMAWIERYRMRWDERFDELDRVLAERVADELKRNETNDANQKRK is encoded by the coding sequence ATGGTGCAGTATTCGCGCGCCCGCCTCGATGCCTCGTTCGCCGCGCTGTCCGACGTGACCCGTCGCGGCGTCCTCGAACACCTCGGCCGCGCAGATGCATCGATCACAGACCTCGCGAACAAATTCCGCATGACCCTCACGGGCATGAAGAAACACGTCTCGGTATTGGAGCAAGCCGGCCTGGTCGTGACCGAGAAGGTCGGGCGCGTGCGCACGTGCAAGCTCGGCGCCCGTCGGCTTGCGGAAGAGATGGCGTGGATCGAGAGGTATCGAATGCGGTGGGACGAACGATTTGACGAGCTCGATCGCGTGCTCGCAGAGCGCGTCGCAGATGAGCTGAAGCGCAACGAGACGAATGATGCAAACCAGAAACGAAAGTGA